Within the Pan troglodytes isolate AG18354 chromosome 2, NHGRI_mPanTro3-v2.0_pri, whole genome shotgun sequence genome, the region gttaaaaacCCTATTATGGCTATTAAGTGCAGTAGTATTTACATCTAAatgatcacaaccagttacagatttctttgttccttctctgtTCCCACTGCTGTATTTGactaaccaaaagaaaacagaaacaaaaactctAAAACCTCTATTATGGCAAAAATCTCTATTTGTCCCTCATAACTTGGTAATCAAGGTAATATTGTATATCCTATACTTGTATTGccctttacaatttttaaagtagttCATACTCATTATTTTAGCTGATCTATAAAATACACTCAGGGATGATAATAACTTGCCCCAGGACACACAGGCTATTCTGACAGACCTGGGACTGCAGCGGTGCCACACGTAACCAGCCCCACTGAATGCAATGTTgatcatccctttattttggggGGCTTTACTTTTCAGCAATGGCAGGTAAGGGAAAACAGGGTGGCTGCAAAAGCTTTCTGGGCCTGCCAGAGTAAAGCCAAAACCCCAAGCAAATAAAAAGATCACAGCAAGCAAGTGAGGTCTGGACCTGTCTGAGTTCTTGGAGGTCACAGGTGGGCGCAGAGAAGGCAGTTCCATGAGTACCTTTAGTTCCCAGCACACGGTGGCTCTGCAGTAGTGAATGAAGTCTAGCACAGCCACCGCCCCCATGCCCAGGCTCAGGAGCACACTGAGGTCGTCCACCAGCAGCACCGGGTACGTCCACCGAGCCTCTCCACTGTCTATTGGCTTCAGGGCCTCCCGTACAAACTCAAACAATGGTTTCAAGTTCCCAGCATTAGCCTCCCTGGAGAGACAGGACAAAAGTTACCAGACTTCACTCTCTCTACAGATGTTTATCAAGGACCAAGTAGCACGACAGGAGAGGGCTAAGGGGGACAAAGAACTGTATCACAATTCTTGGCAACAAAGACTTCATGATCTGGTTAGAAAGAAAAGGCATGCACATGTACAGGAGTAATTCAAATATTTCCTGAGGCCTACTAGGTATAAAGCACTGTGTTAGAAACTGgaagacacaaaaataaacagCTCCTAGCGCCCTTAAGAGACACCATacatagctgggtgcagtggctcacacctgtaatcccagcactttgtgaggctgaggcgggtggatcacttgaggtgaggagttcgagaccagcctggccaacaatggtgaaaccccgtctctactaaaaatacaaaaattagccaggtgtggtggcgcacacctgtaataccagccactcaggaggctgaggcaggagaattgcttgaacctgggagacggaagttgcagtgagccacgactgagatcatcccactgcactccaacctgggcaacaaaatgagactctgtctcaaaaaaaaaaaaaaaagagacaccaTACAGCCTCTCAACCCAAGAGCTTAAGGAATCTGGAAGATCAGCTTGGATTGGGCAGGCGGCAACCTTCCCAGGAGGTTATACACAGCTGGAAAAAgttaaacaggctgggcacagtagctcacacctgtaatcccagcactttggggggccagcgggggaggatcatttgagcccaggagttcaagaacagcctaggcaacagagtggaactatacctctacaaaaaaaaaatttttttaattagccaggcatggtggtacgcccctgtagtcccagctacttgggaggctgagaggagaggagtgcttgagccgaggaggttgagtttgcagtgagccatgtttgcaccactgcactccagcttggacaacatagcaagaccctgtctcaaaaaaaaaaaaatgaaaagaagaagttAAACAGCAACTCAGTTGCCCTGATGGTGAGTGGCAGTGGCCTAAGGCTTCTGTATACGTAACAGATTTGACCTGTTTCTGAACAAGCCAGCTTGCCTATCTCCGTCTTCTCCAGTGACTACCCCTGGCCATCATTTCTCAGCAATGAGTGGAGGAACAGAGCCCAGGGCCCAGGGCAACTGGCCTACTGCCTTATGCTCCAGGGATGAGCCCCTGGCATTGGGTTATCTTCACTAACAATGAAGACATCTCCCCATACCTTGGGATGAGGTATAACCAGCCCCTGCCTTCAAATGAGGAAACCCCAAGTCAGAGATGCTAAGGGATGTGTGTGAAGTCACACACAGGGTCAGGAAACATGGCCTCACAGCCACTGCATAAGGGTGTGTGCGTCTGAGAGATAAGGCAGTGGGGGAAGTTCCTGTGTGGACCACTTTGTAGTGGACGAAGAACAGCAGCCAAGCGGGGAGTCTTCACAGAGCTATGTTTGTGGCCAATGTTcagaaaggaggaaaagcaggAAAACCAGTCTCAGGCCTGTGATGTTGAATACCAAACCAGGggaaaaattttttcttaaatgtctgaaaagtaaatattttaggcttgcaggtcatatggtctctgtcccaactactcaactctATTTTTTGCTGTAGTGCAAAAACAGCCAAGGACAACATGCAAACAAATGAAcgtggctgtattccaataaaattttatttacaaaagataaatttaaaaaaaggaattttggccgggcgcggtggctcactcttgtaatcccagcactttgggaggccgaggcgggcggatcacgaggtcaggagaccgagaccatggtgaaaccccgtctctactaaaaatacaaaaaattagccgggcatggtggcgggcacctgtagtcccagctactcggagaggctgaggtaggagaatggcgtgaacctgggaggcagagcttgcagtgagccgagatcacgctactgcactctagcctgggtgacagagcgagactccatctcaacaacaacaacaacaaaaaaaggaattttaaaaaagacaaacagtttaaaaaatatgaaacaaaacaaacaaaacaaatgtatttacaaaaacaggcagctgaCCCATAGCCCATAGTTTGCCATTGCAGTCTCCACTGTTGCAGAGCACAGGTGTATACTAGGGCTCTAAGCCAGGGCTGGAAAACACAGCAAAGCATATCGTTCTGCCATCCTTCCAGCAAATGATCCTCTCTATAGCTTTTGGGACAAATGTCCACCCTCAGCCCCATGATAAGAGCCAGCATTTGATGATGCTGCAACACCAGATGAAGTGTCTGACTCCTGAAGCCAGTTCCATCCTCCTGCACAATAAGAAGGAATCACACAGCAACCAGGAACCCTGCCTGGGCCCACCTGCCACGTGTTGCTTCCGGGCTGGGCTGCAGGCTGACTGACCTGAGAAACTGCAGGGGGTGTGGCTCCTTTTGAGCCTGGAAGACGACGTCCACTGCAGACTTGAGTCCCTCAAGGAACACAAGCTGCCCACGCTCCCGTGCCATGGTCAGGCTGACACCctaaacatgaaaaagagagTGAGTTACTATGCCTTGTAGGGGAACCCATCAGACTAGATGCCAGCTTGCAAGAGGGCATAAGACACCTTCCAAACTTGGCAGAAGTGTATCTGATCACCCAATATACAGGCCTGTCTTCATTCCCCTGGGTGCTCCCAAACCCATAATGTCCCATCTGTTTTCAGATGTGTATTTCCATTTAATTgttacattaaaagaaaaactagccaggcatggtggcacatgcctggagtcccagctacttgggaggctgaggcaggtggatcatttgagcccagaagtttgagacaagcctgggcaacatggcgagacctcgtctctacaaaaaaaatttaaaaaaattagccaagtgtggtagtttgcacctgtagtctcagcaactcaggaggctgaggtaggaggatcacgtgcgcccaggaggtcaaggctgcagtgagccatgatcatgctgctgcactccagcctgagcaacagagcgaaaccctgtctcaaaaagacaaaaaaacaaaaacctaggccaggcttggtggctcacgcctataatcccagcactttgggaggccaaagtgggcagatcacctgaggtcaggagttcaagactagcctggccaacatggtgaaaccccatctctactaaaaatacaaaaattagccaggcgtggtgg harbors:
- the ELP6 gene encoding elongator complex protein 6 isoform X9, with the protein product MARERGQLVFLEGLKSAVDVVFQAQKEPHPLQFLREANAGNLKPLFEFVREALKPIDSGEARWTYPVLLVDDLSVLLSLGMGAVAVLDFIHYCRATVCWELKGNMVVLVHDSGDAEDEENDILLNGLSHQSHLILRAEGLATGFCRDVHGQLRILWRRPSQPTVHRDQSFTYQYKIQDKSVSFFAKGMSPAVL